From one Gemmatimonadales bacterium genomic stretch:
- a CDS encoding YbaB/EbfC family nucleoid-associated protein yields the protein MADFQQLFQLGQQMQGRLQQLQTELAKRTLETSSGGGMVTVTADGQGTVRAVHIDPAVFEDHDAEFLSDLVLTAVAEAQRRAAELLQAEMRKVPQLPFAPPA from the coding sequence ATGGCAGACTTCCAGCAGCTCTTTCAGCTCGGCCAGCAGATGCAAGGCCGGCTGCAGCAGTTGCAGACCGAGCTGGCCAAACGCACGCTCGAGACCTCCTCGGGCGGGGGCATGGTCACTGTCACCGCCGACGGCCAGGGGACGGTGCGGGCCGTCCACATCGACCCGGCGGTCTTCGAAGATCACGATGCCGAGTTCCTGAGCGATCTCGTCCTCACCGCGGTGGCCGAGGCGCAGCGGCGGGCGGCTGAGTTGCTTCAGGCCGAAATGCGTAAGGTTCCGCAACTTCCTTTCGCGCCGCCCGCCTGA
- a CDS encoding YihY/virulence factor BrkB family protein, whose amino-acid sequence MSGLRSGGWHRSPAGFLRRTLQAADENNIPFLASALTFDALLAAIPLVVLLLILLTHLAQTISGGPAVEPTRLFHRFFPPHSSEPGHDPFAVVEGLLTDIARNRGRLSLYAVPAFVWFSTRLFAGVRTSLNDIYDVSVRPTPRRNFLVIWLQAKLRDASMVVLTVVLFLANTVLTTGLAVLWARGAARVPQFAFFVSTLGRVAGELLAFIFSISLFYVTYRYASVRRLPWKTVLLASTFTAVLFEIAKRLYGLYLANFASLEGHVGDASIGASVLFVLWVYYTAIVFLLGGVVAETWELRAMQQRQRTILG is encoded by the coding sequence CTGAGCGGGCTCCGGTCCGGCGGGTGGCATCGGTCCCCCGCCGGGTTCCTTCGCCGCACCCTGCAGGCCGCCGACGAAAACAACATTCCGTTTCTCGCCAGCGCCCTCACTTTCGACGCGCTGCTGGCCGCCATTCCGCTGGTGGTGCTCCTGCTGATCCTCCTGACCCACCTGGCGCAGACGATCTCAGGGGGTCCCGCGGTGGAGCCGACCCGACTGTTCCACCGCTTCTTCCCGCCGCACTCGTCGGAGCCGGGGCACGATCCGTTCGCGGTAGTCGAGGGACTCCTCACCGACATCGCACGGAACCGCGGGCGCCTCTCCCTCTACGCGGTGCCGGCCTTCGTCTGGTTCAGCACCCGGCTCTTCGCCGGGGTGCGGACGTCGCTCAACGACATCTACGACGTCTCAGTCCGGCCGACCCCGCGCCGGAACTTCCTGGTCATCTGGCTGCAGGCAAAGCTGCGAGACGCCAGCATGGTGGTCCTGACCGTCGTGCTGTTCCTGGCGAACACCGTGCTCACCACCGGCCTGGCGGTCCTGTGGGCGCGGGGCGCGGCGCGGGTGCCCCAGTTCGCCTTCTTCGTTTCCACCCTTGGGCGGGTGGCCGGCGAGCTCCTGGCGTTCATTTTTTCCATCTCGCTTTTCTATGTCACCTACCGGTACGCCTCGGTCCGGCGGCTGCCCTGGAAGACGGTGCTGCTGGCCTCGACCTTCACCGCCGTGCTGTTCGAGATCGCCAAGCGGCTCTACGGTCTGTATCTCGCCAATTTCGCCTCGCTCGAGGGACACGTGGGCGACGCCAGCATCGGCGCCAGCGTCCTGTTCGTGCTCTGGGTCTACTACACCGCTATCGTCTTCCTGCTCGGCGGTGTGGTCGCGGAGACCTGGGAGCTCCGCGCCATGCAGCAGCGGCAGCGCACCATTCTGGGCTGA
- the dnaX gene encoding DNA polymerase III subunit gamma/tau, producing the protein MTIALARRYRPKRFADLLVQDHVAAVLRGAVARGRVGHGYLLTGPRGVGKTTAARILAMALNCPNRLSSGDPCGECENCVRVWNGSANLDVVEIDAASNRGVDDARDLRERAMYAASQEGRFKVYIVDEAHMLTREAWNALLKILEEPPPGVVFVFATTEPQKIAAAAAPVLSRLQRFDFRRIAPAAIRERLRQVLDAEGIEADDDALTLIARHADGGMRDALSVLDQCLSFGEGTVTAQRVREVLGLVGDELYAEVLALVAERQPAGVFPLIDRLSNAGADLAEFMAGAGETLRALLILQLGQEPEGLTEAMRATLAEFRNRLEPGDVLRMLRLLTESETSIRRSVNPRLVVETLLLRWAMMDRTVDLAQVLASHPGGGAPRAAERASPAAPRGAGNPPPTRPTRPAPPAASEPGPPAATPVRPPIGQGSAELEQVRQSWEAVVTDVRAGSRFLGEALANATPVALDPPWLTVALDEPHRLFAEPLQAQARAVEEVLQRISGQPLRLRVAPPASGDAASPRPARPPSEASIKADRLKGFRAKDPALDTAADALDLEIVD; encoded by the coding sequence ATGACCATCGCACTCGCCCGTCGATACCGTCCGAAGCGCTTCGCCGACCTCCTGGTCCAGGACCACGTAGCCGCCGTCCTCCGCGGCGCCGTTGCCCGAGGCCGGGTGGGCCATGGCTATCTCCTCACCGGCCCGCGCGGAGTCGGGAAGACCACCGCCGCCCGCATCCTGGCGATGGCGCTCAACTGCCCCAACCGCTTGTCCTCCGGCGATCCCTGCGGAGAATGCGAGAACTGCGTCCGGGTCTGGAACGGATCCGCCAACCTGGACGTGGTGGAGATCGACGCGGCCAGCAACCGCGGGGTGGACGACGCGCGCGATCTGCGCGAGCGCGCCATGTACGCCGCCTCGCAGGAGGGCCGCTTCAAGGTCTACATCGTGGACGAGGCCCACATGCTGACCCGGGAGGCTTGGAACGCGTTGCTCAAGATTCTGGAGGAGCCGCCACCGGGCGTGGTCTTCGTCTTCGCCACCACCGAGCCGCAGAAGATTGCCGCGGCCGCGGCCCCGGTGCTCTCCCGGCTGCAGCGGTTCGATTTCCGGCGGATCGCTCCGGCCGCGATTCGGGAGCGGCTGCGCCAGGTCCTCGACGCCGAGGGGATCGAGGCCGACGACGATGCGCTCACCCTCATCGCACGCCACGCGGATGGGGGCATGCGTGACGCGCTCTCGGTGCTGGACCAGTGCCTCAGCTTCGGGGAAGGCACCGTCACCGCCCAGCGGGTGCGCGAGGTCCTGGGCTTGGTAGGCGATGAGCTCTACGCCGAAGTGCTCGCGCTGGTCGCCGAGCGGCAGCCGGCCGGTGTGTTTCCCCTCATCGACCGGCTCAGCAACGCCGGCGCCGATCTGGCGGAGTTCATGGCCGGGGCGGGGGAGACTCTTCGGGCGCTGCTGATCCTCCAGCTGGGTCAGGAGCCAGAGGGGCTCACCGAGGCGATGCGGGCAACGCTGGCGGAGTTTCGGAACCGTCTGGAGCCGGGTGACGTCCTCCGCATGCTTCGGCTGCTCACCGAGAGTGAGACCTCCATTCGTCGCAGCGTGAACCCGCGGCTGGTGGTCGAGACGTTGCTGCTCCGGTGGGCCATGATGGACCGCACGGTCGACCTCGCCCAGGTGCTCGCCTCCCATCCCGGTGGAGGTGCTCCAAGGGCAGCGGAGCGGGCCTCCCCGGCCGCACCGCGAGGTGCGGGGAACCCGCCGCCGACTCGACCGACCCGCCCGGCGCCCCCCGCCGCTTCAGAACCGGGACCACCGGCCGCTACGCCGGTCCGGCCGCCCATCGGGCAAGGGTCGGCCGAGCTCGAGCAGGTGCGGCAGTCCTGGGAGGCAGTGGTCACAGACGTGCGAGCCGGGAGCCGCTTCCTGGGCGAGGCGCTGGCCAACGCCACCCCGGTCGCGCTCGACCCGCCCTGGCTCACCGTCGCGCTGGACGAGCCGCACCGGCTCTTTGCCGAGCCGCTGCAGGCCCAAGCGAGAGCGGTCGAGGAGGTGCTGCAGCGCATCAGCGGCCAGCCGCTCCGGTTGCGGGTTGCCCCGCCAGCCTCCGGCGACGCCGCCTCCCCCCGGCCGGCCCGACCCCCCTCGGAGGCGAGTATCAAAGCCGACCGTCTCAAGGGCTTTCGCGCGAAGGATCCCGCCCTCGACACGGCGGCGGATGCGTTAGATTTGGAGATCGTCGACTGA
- a CDS encoding class II fructose-bisphosphate aldolase yields the protein MADEIQQAVELYAGAVTVVPGGVTVRDPGQLRSPATDRLVWQAVFGTAEQREAARWLLWELGQVTGARPASINSLYMARGRGDVSGFTVPAINVRTMAYDTARAIFRAAKAGRAGAILLEIARSEIAYTDQRPAEYVAVMIGAALREGYVLPLFIQGDHCQVNQKKYAADPEGEIGEVKKLIQEEIGAGFYNIDVDTSTLVDLSQATLEEQQRVNYERAAEITSFIRTQEPGGVTASVGAEIGEVGMKNSTVEELHAFMQGYRRSLATLGTGEGISKISVQTGTSHGGVVLPDGSIADVKIDLQALAALSRSAREEYGLAGAVQHGASTLPSNAFGNFPRIETAEIHLATNFQNIVFDHPRLPSELRDDLRRWVDENAAAERKSGDTNEQFYYKARKKAIGPFKREFWSLPEDVRGAIAADLERMFAFLFEQLNVNGTEKDVLRFVQAPIQHHAALKPVLVAAADDPDAGE from the coding sequence ATGGCTGACGAAATCCAGCAGGCGGTGGAGCTTTATGCCGGGGCGGTCACGGTGGTGCCCGGCGGGGTCACGGTGCGAGATCCCGGCCAGCTCCGCTCTCCCGCCACCGACCGCCTCGTCTGGCAGGCGGTCTTCGGGACCGCCGAGCAGCGGGAGGCGGCGCGCTGGCTCCTGTGGGAGTTGGGGCAGGTGACCGGCGCGCGGCCCGCGTCCATCAATAGCCTGTACATGGCGCGCGGCCGCGGTGACGTGAGCGGCTTCACCGTCCCGGCCATCAACGTCCGCACCATGGCGTACGACACGGCCCGGGCCATCTTCCGCGCCGCCAAGGCCGGACGGGCGGGCGCCATCCTGCTGGAGATCGCCCGCTCCGAGATCGCCTACACCGACCAGCGGCCCGCCGAATACGTTGCCGTGATGATCGGCGCCGCACTCCGCGAGGGCTACGTTCTTCCGCTCTTCATCCAGGGCGATCACTGTCAGGTCAATCAGAAGAAATACGCTGCCGACCCGGAAGGAGAGATCGGCGAGGTCAAGAAGCTCATCCAGGAGGAGATCGGCGCCGGCTTCTACAACATCGACGTCGACACCTCCACGCTGGTCGACCTTTCCCAGGCCACGCTGGAAGAGCAGCAGCGGGTCAACTACGAACGCGCGGCGGAGATCACCAGCTTCATCCGAACCCAGGAGCCCGGGGGCGTGACTGCCTCCGTCGGCGCCGAGATCGGTGAGGTGGGGATGAAGAACAGCACCGTCGAGGAGCTCCACGCCTTCATGCAGGGCTATCGCCGGAGCCTGGCCACCCTCGGGACCGGCGAGGGCATCAGCAAGATCTCGGTGCAGACCGGCACCTCCCACGGCGGCGTCGTGCTGCCCGACGGGTCGATCGCCGATGTGAAGATCGATCTCCAGGCGCTGGCGGCGCTGTCCCGATCGGCCCGGGAGGAGTACGGGCTGGCTGGCGCGGTCCAGCACGGCGCCAGCACCCTCCCCTCCAACGCCTTCGGCAACTTCCCCCGCATCGAGACCGCCGAGATCCATCTGGCCACCAACTTCCAGAACATCGTCTTCGATCACCCCCGGCTGCCCAGCGAGCTGCGGGACGACCTGCGCCGCTGGGTGGACGAGAATGCGGCGGCCGAGCGGAAGAGCGGTGACACCAACGAGCAGTTCTACTATAAGGCCCGGAAGAAGGCCATCGGGCCGTTCAAGCGGGAGTTCTGGTCGCTGCCCGAGGATGTCCGCGGCGCCATCGCGGCCGACCTCGAGCGCATGTTCGCATTCCTCTTCGAGCAGCTCAACGTCAACGGGACGGAGAAGGACGTTCTTCGCTTCGTCCAGGCCCCGATCCAGCATCACGCGGCCCTCAAGCCCGTGCTGGTCGCGGCGGCCGACGACCCCGACGCCGGGGAATAG
- a CDS encoding YtxH domain-containing protein: protein MPRRKQDREVVYVERPGDSSAKWLFWGAVLGAGLALLYAPRSGEETRRHLQRRLWKLRAMTEEKLDELTQQFGSGREALSDLDDEDEDALDEPDDLPAVRPRAGGTSAREELERRLSEARARRRAVGDLEEPLA, encoded by the coding sequence ATGCCACGCCGCAAGCAGGACCGTGAGGTGGTGTACGTGGAGCGCCCGGGCGATTCGTCCGCCAAGTGGCTCTTCTGGGGCGCCGTGCTCGGCGCCGGGCTCGCGCTGCTCTATGCGCCGCGCAGCGGGGAGGAGACCCGCCGGCATCTGCAGCGCCGGCTGTGGAAGCTCAGGGCGATGACCGAGGAGAAGCTCGACGAGCTGACCCAGCAGTTCGGCAGCGGCAGGGAGGCCCTGTCGGATCTGGACGACGAGGACGAGGACGCGCTCGACGAGCCGGACGATCTCCCCGCCGTGCGCCCCCGCGCCGGCGGTACCTCGGCGCGGGAGGAGCTTGAGCGCCGCCTGTCGGAGGCCCGCGCCCGACGCCGCGCCGTCGGCGATCTCGAGGAGCCGCTCGCCTGA